From Mucilaginibacter rubeus, a single genomic window includes:
- a CDS encoding serine hydrolase domain-containing protein, with translation MRLVYKSLVVLTAPLLLLSCSSKNKNKDHAQSQVTAKPLDTAALLAYNPKNADKKIDAVMQELHRTRGFNGNVLVAKKGKIVYEKAIGWADYLHRDSLKIGSQFELASVTKTMTSTAILMLMERGKLKLDDDVKKFFPDFPYDGVTIRLLLTHRSGMMNYVYFIDDIYRKNHLNQRKGLTNAEAMKMIADNKPTRFNEPNKRFLYNNSNFMVLGSIIEKVSGMSYAQFMQENVFKPASMAHTHVYSKAVYDKIPVDVVGHDRGQWRYSVVQNFLDGPVGDKGIYSTVGDLFLFDRALRAGLLLKPATLDSAYVPRNPMVHGHFSYGYGWRTFTAPGQEVIYHTGWWHGFRHIYLRDMKNDITVVLLTNLANGSLLKLDDLFNTVGMPVVRKSAYNGNGDTSDD, from the coding sequence ATGAGATTAGTGTACAAAAGCCTGGTAGTGCTTACTGCCCCCCTGTTACTGTTATCCTGTTCATCAAAAAATAAAAATAAAGACCATGCGCAATCGCAGGTTACGGCCAAGCCGCTCGATACCGCGGCGCTGTTGGCCTATAATCCCAAAAATGCCGATAAAAAGATAGATGCCGTAATGCAGGAACTGCACCGCACCCGCGGTTTTAACGGCAATGTGCTGGTGGCAAAAAAAGGTAAAATAGTGTATGAAAAAGCGATTGGCTGGGCCGATTACCTGCACCGGGATAGCCTGAAGATAGGCTCGCAGTTTGAGCTGGCTTCAGTTACTAAAACCATGACTTCAACAGCTATTTTGATGCTGATGGAGCGCGGCAAACTCAAACTCGACGACGACGTTAAAAAGTTTTTTCCCGATTTTCCTTACGATGGCGTAACTATTCGCCTGTTGCTCACACACCGGTCGGGCATGATGAATTATGTATATTTTATCGATGATATATACCGAAAAAATCATTTGAACCAGCGCAAAGGGCTTACCAATGCCGAGGCCATGAAAATGATTGCCGATAATAAGCCGACACGTTTCAACGAGCCTAATAAGCGCTTCCTGTATAACAACTCCAACTTTATGGTGCTGGGCTCTATCATTGAAAAAGTGAGCGGAATGAGCTATGCCCAATTTATGCAGGAAAATGTGTTTAAGCCGGCCAGCATGGCGCATACCCATGTTTACTCAAAAGCGGTATATGATAAAATTCCGGTTGATGTTGTTGGTCATGATCGCGGCCAGTGGCGCTACTCGGTAGTGCAAAACTTTTTGGATGGTCCTGTAGGTGATAAAGGTATTTACAGCACCGTAGGCGATTTATTCCTGTTTGACCGTGCCCTGCGTGCCGGCTTATTGTTAAAACCCGCCACGCTTGATTCGGCCTATGTGCCGCGCAACCCAATGGTGCACGGGCATTTTAGCTATGGTTATGGCTGGCGGACTTTTACTGCCCCGGGGCAGGAAGTGATTTATCACACTGGCTGGTGGCACGGGTTCAGGCATATTTACCTGCGCGATATGAAGAATGATATCACCGTTGTGCTGCTTACCAACCTGGCCAATGGCAGTTTGCTCAAGCTCGACGATCTGTTTAATACAGTTGGCATGCCCGTTGTACGTAAAAGTGCATATAACGGCAATGGTGATACCAGTGATGATTAA
- a CDS encoding YbaB/EbfC family nucleoid-associated protein: protein MFDKLMEAQQKAGEMKKRLDAFSVSGAAEGGKIVVNANANKVIQSVQIDPDFLADADKEELEELLVVAINKAIEQAENISQSEMAAMTQSMFGGLGGLGNMFGK, encoded by the coding sequence ATGTTTGATAAATTAATGGAAGCCCAGCAAAAGGCTGGCGAAATGAAAAAACGCCTTGATGCCTTCAGTGTATCAGGCGCGGCCGAAGGCGGTAAAATAGTTGTTAACGCTAATGCCAATAAAGTAATTCAATCGGTACAGATAGATCCAGATTTTTTGGCTGACGCAGATAAGGAAGAACTGGAAGAATTGCTTGTTGTTGCCATTAACAAAGCCATTGAACAAGCAGAAAACATTAGCCAAAGTGAAATGGCTGCCATGACCCAAAGTATGTTTGGTGGCCTGGGCGGCCTTGGCAATATGTTTGGTAAATAA
- a CDS encoding heavy-metal-associated domain-containing protein → MKSLKIFILIFSLSVTAAKAQFTKAELQVSGLTCALCAKSTEKALRALPFVGDIKTDLIRNTYLITFKNDVPVNFEQISKKVQGSGFSVNSLKATFNFANTKVAENTFNYGGDTYRLLNAADKSFTGDVNFTVVDNGFAPKSVSKKYLGQVTDAAPASGRVYHLAI, encoded by the coding sequence ATGAAATCTTTAAAAATATTCATCCTTATATTTTCGCTTTCTGTAACCGCAGCAAAAGCTCAATTCACCAAAGCCGAACTACAGGTTAGCGGCCTTACCTGCGCCCTTTGCGCCAAATCAACAGAGAAAGCATTACGGGCATTGCCTTTTGTTGGTGATATCAAAACCGACCTGATCCGCAATACTTACCTCATTACCTTTAAAAATGATGTGCCCGTAAACTTTGAGCAGATCAGCAAAAAGGTTCAGGGTTCCGGATTTTCGGTTAACAGTTTAAAAGCCACTTTTAACTTCGCTAACACCAAGGTTGCCGAAAACACTTTCAACTATGGAGGCGATACCTACCGCCTGCTTAACGCTGCCGACAAATCATTTACCGGCGATGTAAACTTTACTGTAGTTGATAATGGCTTCGCTCCAAAATCAGTATCCAAAAAATATCTTGGCCAGGTTACCGATGCTGCCCCTGCAAGCGGTCGCGTTTATCATTTAGCTATATAA
- a CDS encoding HYC_CC_PP family protein — protein MVKRSGAILLTMLYTVTVLGFALNFHICGDYVASVKIDAPAVNCKMDKQGGKMKCCKDKQVEVKVKDAHQGESTSFLAKIFGFELPSWSFDSLFPALPTSSSDKFYHRGPPDPPVQGIASFIRNCIFRI, from the coding sequence ATGGTAAAAAGATCAGGAGCAATATTACTCACTATGCTGTACACAGTTACAGTGTTGGGCTTTGCTCTTAATTTCCATATCTGCGGCGACTATGTAGCATCGGTAAAAATTGATGCCCCGGCTGTTAATTGTAAAATGGACAAGCAGGGCGGCAAAATGAAATGCTGCAAAGACAAGCAGGTTGAAGTAAAGGTGAAGGACGCCCACCAGGGTGAAAGTACTTCATTTTTGGCAAAAATATTCGGGTTTGAACTGCCAAGCTGGTCGTTTGATAGCTTGTTCCCGGCATTGCCAACTTCTTCTTCCGACAAATTTTATCACCGCGGCCCGCCAGATCCTCCAGTGCAGGGCATTGCCTCATTTATCCGCAACTGTATCTTCCGTATTTGA
- a CDS encoding OmpA family protein: MRTLKLKVATLGIALATAGILGSGCNSLTKTQKGAAIGAGAGGTVGAFIGKAAGNTALGAIIGGAVGGTAGAFIGRNMDRQAAEIKQTVPGATVTREGEGILVKFDSGILFDTNKSDLKPDAQTNLQNLAASLQKNPETNISIIGHTDNTGPDSFNQTLSVKRADAVKSYLAAGNVALSRMTVTGKGSSEPIADNTTADGRTKNRRVEITITANDKMKEQAKQAQ, translated from the coding sequence ATGAGAACGCTTAAATTAAAAGTAGCCACCCTTGGCATAGCATTAGCAACAGCAGGCATATTAGGCTCAGGATGTAATTCACTTACAAAAACACAAAAAGGAGCTGCCATTGGCGCAGGTGCCGGAGGTACAGTGGGTGCATTTATTGGTAAAGCCGCAGGTAATACTGCTTTGGGCGCTATCATTGGTGGTGCTGTTGGTGGTACCGCGGGCGCTTTTATTGGCCGTAATATGGACAGGCAGGCTGCCGAAATTAAACAAACGGTACCTGGCGCAACAGTAACCCGCGAGGGAGAGGGTATTTTGGTGAAATTTGATTCGGGTATTTTGTTTGATACCAATAAATCAGATCTGAAACCTGATGCGCAAACAAACCTGCAAAACCTTGCAGCTTCATTGCAAAAAAATCCGGAAACTAATATTAGCATCATCGGACATACCGATAATACCGGCCCCGATAGTTTCAATCAAACGCTTTCAGTAAAAAGAGCCGATGCTGTAAAATCATATTTAGCTGCAGGTAATGTGGCTTTATCACGCATGACAGTTACCGGAAAAGGCTCAAGCGAGCCAATTGCTGATAATACTACTGCGGATGGCCGCACAAAAAACCGCAGGGTTGAAATAACCATTACAGCTAATGATAAAATGAAGGAGCAGGCTAAGCAGGCTCAATAA
- a CDS encoding sensor histidine kinase produces the protein MKLGTKLTLFNAISKLVIVILFVLLVPVLIKNISRNYVDSKLIKQKNKLLQIVKSKGIETYIENGEAYGSYLPLKDEYISLDEVDPDYFLDTIKRGKRLFSEGDTLEYRILSHTFKVKNKNYLLEIGKSVDTLDETSVPLQNIAFQVLLGMILLTVLADQVYSTYVLKPLRLIIKTKLVGQKFPNFHTYRQVRTTTSDFQHLDISIHNMIETIADKFHKEREFISNASHELMTPISILQSKIENMFEEEDINDELKVRLLEMQKILNRLKSITKTLLLISQIENEQFLKEDRVSVSELLQEVYDEISIRLQDKNIEYEMSMPENWHFVNINKFLLFNLFFNLINNAIKYNNEGGSIRVTGVAVNHKYMISITDTGIGIDEDAIPLIFNRFKKFRQSLQQDSFGLGLPIVKSIAAFHDIEIDVTSEKDKGSTFKLIFPATLIVVS, from the coding sequence TTGAAATTAGGAACAAAACTTACGCTTTTTAACGCCATCTCCAAGCTGGTTATCGTGATACTGTTTGTATTGCTTGTTCCTGTATTGATCAAAAACATCAGTCGAAATTATGTTGACAGCAAGCTCATCAAGCAAAAGAATAAGCTGCTGCAAATTGTAAAAAGCAAAGGCATTGAAACCTATATCGAAAACGGGGAAGCTTATGGCAGCTACCTGCCGCTAAAGGACGAATACATTAGTTTAGATGAGGTTGACCCTGATTATTTCCTGGATACTATAAAAAGAGGCAAGCGCCTTTTTAGTGAGGGCGATACCTTAGAGTATCGCATACTAAGCCACACCTTTAAAGTTAAAAACAAAAATTACCTGCTGGAGATAGGCAAAAGCGTGGACACCCTGGACGAAACCAGCGTGCCGCTGCAAAATATAGCCTTCCAGGTATTGCTGGGGATGATCCTGCTTACTGTACTGGCCGACCAGGTATATTCAACCTATGTACTTAAACCATTACGGCTTATTATCAAAACCAAGCTTGTAGGCCAAAAGTTCCCTAATTTTCATACCTATCGGCAGGTTCGCACCACCACATCCGACTTTCAGCATCTGGATATCAGTATCCACAACATGATTGAAACCATTGCCGATAAGTTTCATAAAGAGCGCGAATTTATCTCCAATGCTTCACATGAGCTCATGACGCCGATCTCAATCCTCCAGTCAAAAATTGAGAATATGTTTGAGGAGGAGGATATTAATGATGAGCTTAAAGTCCGGCTGCTGGAAATGCAAAAAATCCTGAACCGGCTAAAAAGCATCACCAAAACATTGCTGCTCATTTCCCAGATAGAAAACGAACAATTTTTAAAGGAAGACAGGGTTTCGGTATCCGAACTATTGCAGGAGGTTTACGACGAAATTTCGATCCGCCTGCAGGATAAAAATATAGAGTACGAAATGTCCATGCCCGAAAACTGGCATTTTGTCAATATCAATAAGTTTTTGCTCTTTAACCTGTTCTTCAACCTTATTAACAACGCCATTAAATATAATAATGAGGGTGGCAGTATCAGGGTAACCGGCGTAGCGGTGAATCATAAATACATGATCAGCATAACCGATACCGGGATAGGCATTGATGAAGACGCAATCCCGCTGATCTTTAACCGCTTCAAAAAATTCAGGCAATCGCTGCAGCAGGATAGCTTTGGACTGGGATTGCCTATTGTAAAATCAATCGCCGCCTTTCATGATATTGAAATTGATGTAACGTCTGAAAAAGATAAGGGAAGCACCTTCAAATTGATATTCCCAGCTACGCTGATTGTGGTAAGCTGA
- a CDS encoding response regulator transcription factor, with amino-acid sequence MNVLVIEDEEALAHELKIFLSNYNYICEVCFDGTSASEKIATNLYDFILIDLGLPDYDGLDLLRESKKTNSEAACIILTARAEINDRIKGLDLGADDYLPKPFSLLELQSRMQAIIRRKFGVKNNIVELGGFLIDLTARTISYYNSVVNTITKKEFDLIAYLILHKNRTLTRMQLSEHIWGSVVNNDYDSNYIDAHIKNIRKKLNAYAPPDWLETVRGLGYKIKINA; translated from the coding sequence ATGAATGTTTTAGTAATAGAAGACGAAGAAGCACTTGCCCACGAACTGAAGATCTTTCTTTCAAATTATAACTACATCTGCGAGGTTTGTTTTGATGGCACTTCGGCATCCGAAAAGATCGCTACCAACCTGTACGATTTTATATTGATCGACCTCGGTTTACCCGATTATGATGGTCTTGACCTGCTCCGCGAATCAAAAAAAACCAACTCGGAAGCAGCCTGCATCATATTAACTGCCCGTGCCGAAATCAACGACCGCATTAAAGGCCTTGACCTTGGTGCCGACGATTATCTGCCTAAGCCCTTCTCGCTGCTTGAGCTACAAAGCCGCATGCAGGCCATCATTAGGCGTAAATTCGGGGTTAAAAACAACATTGTTGAACTGGGTGGTTTCCTGATTGACCTTACCGCACGTACTATATCTTACTACAACAGCGTTGTTAATACCATCACCAAAAAGGAGTTCGACCTGATAGCTTATCTCATTTTACATAAAAACCGTACGCTTACCCGTATGCAATTGAGCGAGCACATCTGGGGCAGCGTGGTGAATAACGACTACGACAGCAATTACATCGACGCGCATATAAAAAACATCCGCAAAAAATTAAATGCTTATGCCCCGCCCGATTGGCTGGAAACGGTACGAGGTTTGGGCTATAAAATAAAGATCAACGCCTGA
- a CDS encoding FAD:protein FMN transferase, which yields MLAIKTLTDNLTVYKREVRLMGDKFEISVVGNNPLLADEQIDIAIDEINRVEKLLSAFSDDSSINQINRNAGIAPVKADGETFRLIDRALQISELTYGAFDITYLADNAVNDDAAESALVKTAKRTLALASYKNIALDAANQTVFLREKGMRIGFGANGKGYAADRAKYVLQMNGVSSGVINFGGDLLAWGLQPNLQPWTVADADSTQQNQPFADLEISNLAFATSVNAEKYASISTKKFTSVFNPKKGFPVSGITSVSILSPTAEFADALATPILSIGVNAGLYMINQLNQVACVIIDDQNRVYPSKDIVL from the coding sequence ATGCTGGCTATAAAAACTTTAACCGATAATTTAACAGTCTACAAACGTGAAGTACGTTTAATGGGCGATAAATTTGAGATTAGTGTGGTGGGTAACAACCCATTACTGGCCGATGAGCAAATTGACATTGCCATTGATGAGATTAACAGGGTTGAAAAACTGCTTTCGGCTTTTAGCGATGACAGCAGCATCAACCAGATAAACCGTAATGCAGGTATTGCCCCGGTTAAAGCCGACGGCGAAACCTTCAGGCTTATTGACCGGGCATTACAAATATCAGAACTTACTTACGGGGCTTTTGATATCACCTACCTGGCTGATAACGCGGTTAACGATGACGCCGCTGAATCAGCGTTGGTAAAAACAGCTAAACGTACACTGGCCCTTGCCAGCTACAAAAACATAGCGCTTGACGCTGCAAACCAAACCGTATTTCTGAGAGAAAAAGGAATGCGCATAGGTTTTGGCGCCAACGGTAAAGGATATGCTGCCGACAGGGCCAAATATGTATTGCAAATGAATGGCGTAAGCAGCGGCGTAATTAACTTTGGCGGCGACCTGCTTGCATGGGGCTTACAGCCCAACCTGCAGCCATGGACTGTGGCCGATGCCGATAGCACCCAGCAAAACCAGCCATTTGCCGATCTGGAGATCAGCAATCTTGCTTTTGCCACCTCGGTTAATGCCGAAAAATATGCAAGCATTAGCACAAAAAAATTCACCAGCGTATTTAACCCTAAAAAAGGTTTTCCGGTTAGCGGCATCACCAGCGTAAGCATTTTAAGCCCTACTGCCGAATTTGCTGACGCTTTGGCAACTCCAATACTCTCCATTGGTGTTAACGCGGGCCTGTACATGATCAATCAGCTTAACCAGGTTGCCTGTGTTATTATTGATGATCAAAACAGGGTTTATCCGTCAAAAGATATAGTTCTTTAA
- a CDS encoding beta-N-acetylhexosaminidase: MKKLSLLLCGCMAHLLSVAQTTKPALALIPQPVKVTQTTGEFVLPKTVVVEASSSADVANVTAYLKRKLSTATGVFVTVKSTAPTAPIRLVLNKTADTLIKTEGYKLSVTPKKVVIRANDAAGLFYGVQTFFQLLPKEVEGLEVAKGVKWAAPAVEITDYPRFGWRGLMFDVSRHFFTKAEVKQYIDAMVKYKFNLLHLHLTDDEGWRVEIKSLPRLTEVGSHNVKKVGQFGTFTPPTADEPRTYGGFYTQEDIKELVQYAKDRFVNILPEIDVPGHSLAAVVAYPELSCTPGADKYVVNSGEPFMDWSGPHNRAIVDNTLCPANEAVYTFMDKVITEVAQLFPFGYIHLGGDECAKNFWEQSDAIKGLMAKENLKTMSEVQAYFEKRLEKIVESKGKKFMGWDEIIEGGLGPNAAVMSWRGIQGGITAAKAGHEVVMSPTTFAYLDYMQSDRVNETKIYASLRLNKTYSWEPVPDSVDAHLIKGGQANLWTEQVYNIRQAEYMTWPRGMAIAEDVWSPKGTKNWDGFFSRVEKHFPRFDEAETKIAPSVYDPGFDATLNADSTLKITLTNEVNGLDTYYSFDNSFPDRFYPKYTAPIDAPKDATTLRVITYRGKKSIGRMVTMPLAELKSRIKK, translated from the coding sequence ATGAAGAAATTATCCTTATTGCTTTGCGGCTGTATGGCGCACCTGCTTTCTGTAGCCCAAACAACCAAGCCTGCTCTCGCGCTTATCCCGCAGCCGGTAAAAGTAACCCAAACAACCGGCGAATTTGTATTGCCAAAAACCGTTGTTGTGGAGGCAAGTTCATCTGCCGATGTAGCCAATGTTACTGCCTATCTTAAACGCAAACTATCTACTGCTACAGGCGTATTCGTCACTGTAAAAAGCACCGCGCCAACGGCACCAATCAGGTTGGTTTTAAATAAAACAGCTGATACTCTCATTAAAACTGAAGGTTATAAACTATCGGTAACACCTAAAAAAGTAGTGATCCGCGCTAATGATGCTGCGGGTTTATTTTATGGTGTACAAACATTTTTCCAGTTGCTGCCTAAAGAAGTTGAAGGCTTAGAAGTAGCCAAAGGTGTAAAATGGGCTGCACCGGCAGTCGAAATTACCGACTACCCAAGGTTTGGATGGAGAGGTTTGATGTTTGACGTATCACGTCACTTTTTCACCAAAGCCGAGGTTAAGCAATACATCGACGCTATGGTTAAATACAAATTTAACCTACTGCATTTGCACTTAACTGATGATGAAGGCTGGCGTGTGGAAATCAAGAGCCTGCCAAGATTAACCGAGGTGGGATCGCACAATGTTAAAAAAGTAGGCCAGTTTGGTACGTTTACGCCACCAACCGCTGATGAGCCACGCACTTACGGTGGTTTTTATACCCAGGAAGATATCAAAGAACTGGTACAATACGCCAAAGACAGGTTTGTAAATATCCTGCCCGAAATTGATGTGCCGGGCCATAGCCTTGCCGCGGTGGTAGCTTATCCCGAACTTTCATGCACACCCGGCGCCGATAAATATGTAGTGAACTCGGGCGAGCCTTTCATGGATTGGAGCGGGCCGCATAACCGCGCTATTGTTGATAATACCCTTTGCCCGGCTAACGAAGCTGTTTATACCTTCATGGATAAAGTAATTACCGAAGTTGCTCAACTGTTCCCATTTGGCTATATCCATTTAGGCGGCGATGAGTGCGCTAAGAATTTCTGGGAGCAAAGCGATGCCATAAAGGGATTAATGGCTAAAGAAAACCTGAAAACCATGAGTGAGGTACAGGCTTATTTTGAAAAACGATTGGAAAAAATTGTTGAGTCAAAAGGCAAAAAATTTATGGGTTGGGATGAGATCATTGAAGGCGGTTTGGGCCCTAACGCGGCTGTAATGAGCTGGCGAGGCATTCAGGGTGGCATTACCGCTGCCAAGGCCGGTCACGAGGTTGTCATGAGCCCTACAACCTTCGCTTACCTTGACTATATGCAAAGCGACCGTGTGAATGAAACTAAAATTTATGCTTCTCTTCGTTTAAACAAAACCTACTCATGGGAGCCGGTTCCAGATAGTGTTGATGCTCACCTGATCAAAGGCGGACAGGCTAACTTATGGACAGAACAGGTATATAACATTCGCCAGGCCGAATATATGACCTGGCCACGTGGTATGGCCATTGCTGAGGATGTATGGTCGCCAAAGGGAACTAAAAACTGGGACGGATTTTTCAGCAGGGTAGAGAAACACTTCCCCCGCTTTGACGAAGCCGAGACTAAGATAGCACCAAGCGTATATGACCCGGGATTTGATGCTACGTTAAACGCGGACAGCACACTGAAAATCACTCTGACTAACGAAGTGAACGGGCTGGACACCTATTACAGCTTTGATAACTCGTTCCCCGACAGGTTTTACCCGAAATACACAGCGCCTATAGATGCCCCTAAGGATGCTACTACGTTAAGGGTGATCACCTATCGCGGTAAAAAATCAATCGGCCGTATGGTTACCATGCCATTAGCCGAGCTTAAAAGCAGGATCAAGAAATAA
- a CDS encoding acyltransferase family protein, with translation MDKSSSRFLSLDVFRGMTLCFMIIVNTPGSGAAPFSPLEHAAWHGFTPTDLVFPSFLFAVGNAMSFSMKRYQEMGNAAVLSKIFRRTLLIFLIGYLMYWFPFFSTNGGFHLKPIAHTRIMGVLQRIALCYCFASLMIHFLSKQTVFILSGLFLVIYWIILLVYGNPADPLSMTGNAGIYLDKFLFGPNHLYHGEGIPFDPEGVLSTLPAIVNVVIGYYAGKFIQQKGKGYDTTTKLLLTGCLFIFLALCWNMVFPINKKLWTSSFVLVTTGLDLVILSALIYTLEINNWNKGNWAKFFTTMGKNPLPIYVLSEILLIPVSMIMIGGTNAVDWINTAFYQAIAPGPIGSLLFAISFMLICWLVAYILDKRNVYIRV, from the coding sequence ATGGACAAATCATCATCGCGGTTTTTATCGCTGGATGTGTTTCGTGGCATGACTTTATGCTTCATGATCATTGTAAATACGCCCGGCAGTGGGGCAGCCCCTTTTTCGCCGCTTGAACATGCCGCATGGCATGGTTTCACCCCAACCGATCTTGTATTCCCTTCATTCCTGTTTGCTGTAGGCAATGCCATGAGTTTTTCAATGAAACGTTACCAGGAAATGGGTAACGCGGCAGTACTAAGCAAGATCTTCAGGCGTACGCTGCTCATATTTTTAATAGGTTACCTGATGTATTGGTTCCCTTTCTTTTCAACAAACGGAGGCTTTCATTTAAAACCTATTGCACATACCCGCATCATGGGCGTTTTACAACGCATCGCGTTATGTTACTGCTTTGCCTCGCTCATGATACATTTCCTGTCTAAACAAACGGTTTTTATTTTATCGGGACTGTTCTTAGTGATCTATTGGATCATTCTGCTCGTATACGGCAACCCGGCCGATCCGCTGAGCATGACCGGCAATGCAGGCATTTATCTCGACAAATTTTTATTCGGCCCTAATCATTTGTATCATGGCGAAGGCATTCCTTTTGATCCGGAAGGCGTATTGAGCACTTTACCTGCCATTGTCAACGTAGTGATTGGCTATTATGCCGGAAAATTCATCCAGCAAAAAGGGAAGGGCTATGACACCACTACCAAATTGCTGTTAACCGGCTGTCTGTTTATCTTTTTGGCCTTGTGCTGGAACATGGTTTTCCCAATCAACAAAAAACTGTGGACAAGCTCATTCGTACTGGTTACAACCGGTCTTGATCTTGTAATCCTATCGGCGCTGATCTACACCCTGGAGATCAACAATTGGAACAAAGGCAACTGGGCTAAATTTTTTACCACCATGGGTAAGAATCCGCTGCCAATCTATGTGCTTTCCGAAATATTACTGATCCCGGTAAGCATGATCATGATAGGCGGCACAAATGCCGTAGACTGGATAAACACGGCTTTTTACCAGGCCATAGCGCCCGGGCCAATAGGCTCATTGCTGTTTGCCATCAGCTTTATGCTGATCTGTTGGCTGGTTGCTTATATACTTGACAAGCGGAATGTTTATATCAGAGTGTAA